In one Sulfitobacter sp. LCG007 genomic region, the following are encoded:
- a CDS encoding TIGR01244 family sulfur transferase, whose product MDIRQITPRFYAAPQISAEDMPELAAAGIALIICNRPDAEVPPSHQADAIRKAAEAAGIAFAVQPLTHQTMTPDVIARNKALADAAEGPVLAYCASGTRSTIAWALGCAGDMPVDDIIAAARQGGYDLSNLRPALEGHARG is encoded by the coding sequence ATGGACATTCGCCAGATCACGCCCCGCTTCTACGCCGCCCCGCAGATCTCGGCCGAGGACATGCCTGAACTGGCCGCGGCAGGGATTGCCCTGATCATCTGCAACCGTCCCGACGCGGAGGTTCCGCCCAGCCATCAGGCCGATGCAATCCGCAAGGCGGCCGAGGCGGCGGGCATCGCCTTCGCGGTGCAGCCGCTTACCCACCAGACCATGACCCCTGACGTGATCGCCCGGAACAAGGCGCTGGCCGACGCGGCCGAGGGCCCCGTGCTGGCCTATTGCGCCTCCGGCACACGCTCCACCATCGCCTGGGCGCTGGGTTGTGCGGGCGACATGCCGGTCGACGACATCATCGCCGCGGCGCGCCAGGGCGGTTACGACCTGAGCAACCTGCGCCCGGCGCTTGAAGGCCATGCCCGCGGCTGA
- a CDS encoding response regulator transcription factor, with protein sequence MGKHVLLVEDEVNIIEAMRFLLSRDGWQVDTHGDGTDAAEVIRKTGPDLVVLDVMLPGRSGFEILAELRGAPETADLPVLMLTARGQKRDRELAERAGVSRFMTKPFSNAEVLKAVRDLVSLQQQRA encoded by the coding sequence ATGGGCAAGCATGTTCTGCTGGTGGAGGATGAGGTCAACATCATCGAGGCGATGCGGTTCCTGCTCAGCCGGGACGGCTGGCAGGTCGATACGCATGGCGACGGGACCGATGCTGCAGAGGTCATCCGCAAGACCGGCCCGGATCTTGTCGTGCTGGACGTGATGCTTCCGGGCAGAAGCGGCTTCGAGATCCTGGCCGAATTGCGGGGCGCGCCCGAAACTGCCGATCTGCCGGTGCTGATGCTGACGGCAAGGGGCCAGAAGCGGGACCGCGAACTCGCCGAGCGCGCCGGGGTGAGCCGGTTCATGACAAAGCCTTTCTCGAATGCCGAAGTGCTGAAGGCGGTGCGGGACCTCGTGAGCCTCCAGCAGCAGCGGGCCTGA
- the radA gene encoding DNA repair protein RadA, whose amino-acid sequence MAKSPTFSCTACGASYARWTGRCEACGAWNTIQQDDGISKGPAKSLGGKRGSSVALTDLSTEEAPPPRARSGIEELDRVLGGGLVPASAILVGGDPGIGKSTLLLQAAAQFARGGLKTIYVSGEEASAQVRMRAKRLGLSDAPVQLAAETNLRDILTTLETERPGLAIIDSIQTMWADNVESAPGSVSQVRAAAHELTSFAKRKGISVILVGHVTKEGQIAGPRVVEHMVDTVLYFEGERGHQFRILRAVKNRFGPADEIGVFEMTGQGLAEVPNPSALFLSERGDAAAGSVVFAGIEGTRPVLVEFQALVAPTPQAQPRRTVVGWDGGRLAMILAVLEARCGIPFAGLDVYLNVAGGLKISEPAADLAVAAALLSAREDTALPSETVVFGEISLSGALRPATQTELRLKEAQKLGFTSAIAPAGGKAAGVPGIALATMPDLTGFVGEIFGAG is encoded by the coding sequence ATGGCGAAATCCCCCACCTTCTCCTGCACCGCATGCGGGGCCTCCTACGCCCGATGGACAGGACGCTGCGAGGCCTGCGGCGCCTGGAATACCATCCAGCAGGACGACGGCATTTCGAAGGGCCCGGCGAAATCGCTTGGCGGCAAGCGCGGCAGCAGTGTTGCGCTCACCGATCTCTCCACCGAAGAGGCCCCGCCGCCCCGCGCCCGTTCGGGGATCGAGGAGCTCGACCGCGTGCTTGGCGGCGGTCTGGTACCGGCCTCGGCCATCCTCGTCGGCGGCGATCCGGGCATCGGTAAATCGACGCTGCTTCTGCAGGCGGCCGCGCAATTCGCGCGCGGGGGGCTCAAGACCATCTACGTCTCGGGCGAGGAAGCCAGCGCACAGGTCCGCATGCGCGCGAAACGCCTCGGGCTCTCCGACGCCCCCGTGCAGCTTGCCGCCGAGACCAACCTGCGCGATATCCTGACCACGCTCGAAACCGAGCGCCCGGGTCTCGCCATCATCGATTCGATCCAGACCATGTGGGCCGACAATGTCGAAAGCGCCCCCGGTTCGGTCAGCCAGGTCCGCGCCGCCGCGCATGAGCTGACGAGCTTCGCCAAGCGCAAGGGTATCTCGGTGATCCTTGTGGGCCACGTCACCAAGGAGGGCCAGATCGCCGGTCCCCGGGTGGTCGAGCACATGGTCGACACGGTGCTTTACTTCGAGGGCGAGCGCGGACACCAGTTCCGGATCCTGCGTGCGGTCAAGAACCGCTTCGGCCCCGCCGACGAGATCGGCGTATTCGAGATGACCGGCCAGGGACTTGCCGAAGTCCCCAATCCGTCGGCGCTGTTCCTGTCCGAGCGCGGCGACGCTGCCGCCGGATCGGTCGTCTTCGCCGGGATCGAGGGCACGCGCCCTGTGCTCGTGGAATTCCAGGCGCTTGTCGCCCCGACCCCGCAGGCCCAGCCTCGCCGAACGGTGGTCGGCTGGGATGGGGGCCGCCTCGCCATGATACTCGCCGTGCTCGAGGCGCGGTGCGGCATCCCCTTTGCCGGTCTCGACGTCTATCTCAATGTCGCGGGCGGCCTGAAGATCTCGGAACCCGCCGCCGATCTGGCCGTCGCTGCAGCGCTCCTGTCCGCCCGAGAGGATACGGCACTGCCAAGCGAGACGGTGGTTTTCGGCGAAATCTCTCTGTCCGGAGCGCTCAGGCCCGCCACCCAAACCGAATTGCGGTTGAAAGAGGCGCAAAAACTTGGTTTCACCTCCGCGATTGCACCGGCGGGGGGCAAGGCTGCGGGCGTGCCCGGGATCGCCCTTGCCACCATGCCGGATCTGACCGGCTTCGTCGGTGAGATATTCGGCGCCGGTTAG
- a CDS encoding ATP-binding protein: MASLNTLVLVCLAYVAFLFGVAFAAERAGVRGRADWLLRSPLVYTLSLSIYCTAWTFYGAVGYAARSGLEYVTIYLGPSLVMLGWWWVLRRLVRIGRSHKVTSIADLISSRYGKSNMLAIVVTLMAVIGVTPYIGLQLQSVTLSLGIFAGSESAAAIDTASAAFWVALGLAIFTVLFGTRNLNANERHHGVVIAVAVEAVVKLVALLAVGIFVVWGVAGGLGDTLARIDASPIGHWNTDGSRWAALTVLSAAAFLCLPRMFQVMVVENDDENHLRIASWAFPCYLMLMSLFVVPIAVVGLDLLPPGSNPDLFVLSVPLSQGRDTLAMLSFLGGFSSATSMVIVATLALSTMVSNHVVMPIFLTVRQGGASQSGDVRHVVILSRRLAILVIIALGYVYYLASGGSGALAAIGLISFAGVAQFLPAALGGIFWRGATRIGAMAGLVTGFSVWLYSMLLPSFGPDAVMSADLLVNGPWGLGWLRPEQLFWSPGLDPTVHAVFWSLALNVLAFAFVSILTFPGPIERLQGAQFVNVFDHSGQARGWNASVAESEDLMVMAQRILGAGEAQRFFQREAEAQGRNGHLPEPTPDFVERLERTLAGSVGAATAHAMVGQIVGGTSVSVQDLLAVADESAQMLEYSSQLEAKSRELSQTAAQLREANSKLTQLSLQKDTFLSQISHELRTPMTSIRAFSEILRDDVGIGKADREKFAGIIHSEAIRLTRLLDDLLDLSVLENGQVVLNRQVGTLDVVLDHAATTAQASTSRALVIRRDRTREKIMLDTDLDRLAQVFINLITNAQKYCRAQIPELRIEVSTEAAAINVDFIDNGKGIPREERAMMFEKFSRIGASDQNGAGLGLAICREIMARLGGDISYHDGTGGTAFRVMLPRPQALAAQ; encoded by the coding sequence ATGGCGTCGCTCAACACGCTGGTGCTGGTCTGCCTGGCCTATGTGGCCTTCCTGTTCGGAGTGGCCTTCGCGGCAGAGCGCGCGGGCGTACGCGGACGCGCGGACTGGCTCCTGCGCTCACCGCTGGTCTACACGCTCTCGCTGTCGATCTACTGCACCGCCTGGACCTTCTACGGTGCGGTGGGGTACGCCGCACGCTCGGGTCTCGAATATGTGACGATCTATCTCGGACCCAGTCTCGTGATGCTGGGCTGGTGGTGGGTGCTGCGCCGTCTGGTCCGGATCGGGCGCAGCCACAAGGTTACATCGATCGCGGACCTGATCTCGTCGCGCTACGGCAAGTCAAACATGCTGGCCATCGTCGTGACGCTGATGGCGGTGATCGGCGTGACGCCCTATATCGGGCTGCAGCTCCAATCGGTCACACTCTCGCTCGGGATCTTCGCGGGCTCCGAGAGCGCGGCGGCCATCGACACCGCCTCTGCGGCATTCTGGGTGGCGTTGGGACTTGCGATCTTCACGGTGCTCTTCGGCACCCGCAACCTCAATGCCAACGAACGCCACCACGGGGTGGTGATCGCCGTCGCGGTGGAGGCGGTGGTCAAGCTCGTGGCGTTGCTGGCGGTGGGAATCTTCGTGGTGTGGGGCGTCGCGGGGGGGCTGGGGGACACGCTTGCACGCATCGACGCATCGCCCATCGGACACTGGAACACGGATGGCTCGCGCTGGGCCGCTCTGACGGTGCTGTCGGCCGCCGCCTTCCTGTGTCTGCCGCGCATGTTTCAGGTCATGGTGGTCGAGAACGACGACGAGAACCACCTCAGGATCGCGAGCTGGGCCTTTCCCTGCTACCTGATGCTGATGAGCCTGTTCGTCGTGCCCATCGCGGTCGTGGGCCTCGACCTGTTGCCGCCAGGGTCGAACCCCGACCTGTTCGTGCTTTCCGTTCCGCTCAGCCAGGGGCGCGATACACTCGCGATGCTCAGCTTTCTCGGTGGCTTCTCGTCGGCTACCTCGATGGTGATCGTGGCGACGCTGGCGCTTTCCACGATGGTCTCGAACCATGTGGTCATGCCGATCTTCCTGACCGTGCGCCAGGGCGGGGCCTCCCAGTCCGGTGATGTGCGCCATGTGGTCATCCTGTCGCGGCGCCTTGCGATCCTCGTCATCATCGCGCTGGGCTATGTCTATTATCTCGCGTCGGGCGGATCGGGGGCGCTGGCGGCGATCGGACTGATTTCCTTTGCAGGCGTTGCCCAGTTCCTGCCCGCCGCGCTGGGCGGCATCTTCTGGCGCGGCGCCACCCGGATCGGGGCGATGGCCGGGCTGGTCACCGGCTTTTCGGTCTGGCTCTATTCCATGCTGCTGCCCAGTTTCGGGCCCGACGCGGTCATGTCTGCGGATCTGCTGGTAAACGGCCCATGGGGACTGGGCTGGCTCAGGCCCGAGCAGCTCTTCTGGAGCCCGGGGCTGGATCCGACGGTCCATGCGGTCTTCTGGAGCCTCGCGCTGAACGTGCTGGCGTTCGCCTTCGTATCGATCCTGACGTTTCCGGGGCCGATCGAGCGGTTGCAGGGGGCGCAGTTCGTGAATGTCTTCGATCATTCGGGCCAGGCGCGGGGCTGGAACGCGTCGGTCGCCGAATCCGAGGACCTGATGGTGATGGCGCAGAGGATCCTCGGCGCGGGCGAGGCGCAGCGCTTCTTCCAGCGCGAGGCCGAGGCGCAGGGTCGCAACGGGCACTTGCCAGAGCCCACGCCGGATTTCGTCGAACGGCTCGAGCGCACGCTGGCGGGATCGGTCGGTGCGGCCACGGCGCATGCGATGGTGGGCCAGATCGTCGGCGGCACCTCGGTGTCGGTACAGGACCTGCTGGCAGTGGCCGACGAGTCGGCGCAGATGCTGGAATATTCCAGCCAGCTCGAGGCGAAGTCGCGCGAGCTCAGCCAGACCGCCGCGCAATTGCGCGAGGCCAACAGCAAGCTCACGCAGCTGTCGCTTCAGAAGGACACCTTCCTGAGCCAGATCAGTCACGAGCTGCGCACGCCGATGACGTCGATCCGGGCGTTTTCGGAGATCCTGCGCGACGACGTGGGGATCGGGAAGGCGGATCGGGAGAAGTTCGCCGGCATCATCCATAGCGAGGCGATACGGCTGACGCGGCTGCTGGACGATCTGCTGGACCTCTCGGTGCTCGAGAACGGCCAGGTGGTGCTGAACCGGCAGGTCGGCACGCTGGATGTCGTGCTGGACCACGCGGCCACCACGGCGCAGGCAAGCACCAGCCGCGCGCTTGTGATCCGCCGGGACCGGACCCGGGAGAAGATCATGCTCGATACCGATCTCGACAGGCTTGCGCAGGTCTTCATCAACCTCATCACCAATGCCCAGAAATACTGCCGGGCGCAAATCCCGGAATTGCGAATCGAGGTGAGCACGGAGGCGGCGGCGATCAATGTCGATTTCATCGACAACGGGAAGGGCATCCCCCGCGAGGAGCGCGCCATGATGTTCGAGAAGTTCTCGCGCATCGGGGCTTCCGACCAGAATGGCGCGGGGCTTGGTCTGGCGATCTGCCGCGAGATCATGGCCCGGCTCGGCGGCGACATCTCCTATCACGACGGGACGGGGGGGACGGCCTTCCGGGTCATGCTGCCGCGTCCGCAGGCATTGGCGGCACAGTAG
- the mmsB gene encoding 3-hydroxyisobutyrate dehydrogenase, giving the protein MKIGFIGLGNMGAPMAANLAAAGHAVTGFDPSAPAPAGIAPASSAAEAAAGAEAVICMLPNGEILRAVAAEILPVMQEGALFMDCSTVDVQSARAVAEQAAARAILAVDAPVSGGIGGAAAGTLTFMAGGSDDAFARAEPLFDVMGQKAVHCGGAGAGQSAKICNNMILGATMIATCEAFALADKLGLDRQKMFDVVSTSSGSSWSMNSYCPAPGVGPVSPSDDGYRPGFAAELMLKDLGLSQQAAEAADADTPMGALALSLYRRFVEEEDGRGRDFSAMLPRFESRGRG; this is encoded by the coding sequence ATGAAGATCGGCTTCATCGGGCTTGGCAACATGGGCGCGCCCATGGCGGCCAACCTCGCGGCGGCAGGCCACGCGGTAACGGGCTTCGATCCGTCCGCCCCCGCACCGGCAGGCATCGCGCCCGCATCGAGCGCGGCGGAGGCCGCAGCCGGGGCAGAGGCCGTCATCTGCATGCTTCCCAACGGCGAAATCCTGCGCGCGGTCGCCGCCGAAATCCTTCCGGTCATGCAGGAAGGCGCGCTTTTCATGGACTGTTCGACCGTGGATGTGCAGAGCGCCCGCGCGGTGGCGGAACAGGCGGCGGCGCGCGCGATCCTGGCGGTGGATGCGCCCGTGTCCGGCGGCATCGGCGGGGCGGCGGCAGGCACGCTCACCTTCATGGCGGGCGGCAGCGACGACGCCTTCGCCCGGGCCGAACCGCTCTTCGACGTCATGGGCCAGAAGGCCGTGCATTGCGGGGGCGCGGGCGCCGGTCAATCGGCCAAGATCTGCAACAACATGATCCTCGGCGCGACCATGATCGCCACCTGCGAGGCGTTCGCGCTTGCCGACAAGCTCGGACTGGACCGCCAGAAGATGTTCGACGTGGTCTCGACCTCGTCCGGGTCGTCATGGTCGATGAACAGCTACTGTCCGGCGCCCGGTGTCGGTCCGGTGTCGCCCTCGGACGATGGCTACAGGCCCGGCTTTGCGGCCGAGCTGATGCTGAAGGATCTCGGCCTCAGCCAGCAGGCGGCGGAGGCGGCGGACGCCGATACCCCCATGGGCGCCCTCGCCCTGTCGCTCTATCGCCGGTTCGTCGAGGAGGAGGATGGGCGCGGGCGTGACTTTTCGGCCATGCTCCCGCGTTTCGAAAGCCGCGGTCGCGGATGA
- a CDS encoding DUF2312 domain-containing protein produces the protein MSDSAPDDIIESQKDATYRVTANELRQFVERIERLDAEKKDLAEQQKEVMAEAKSRGYDTKVLRKVISLRKREPDDIAEEEAVLEMYKQALGM, from the coding sequence ATGAGCGACAGTGCCCCCGACGACATCATCGAGTCCCAGAAGGACGCGACCTATCGCGTCACCGCAAACGAGTTGCGCCAGTTCGTCGAACGCATCGAACGGCTCGATGCGGAGAAGAAGGACCTCGCCGAGCAGCAGAAAGAGGTGATGGCAGAGGCCAAGTCGCGCGGTTATGATACCAAGGTCCTGCGCAAGGTGATTTCGCTGCGCAAGCGCGAGCCCGACGACATCGCCGAGGAGGAAGCGGTTCTCGAGATGTACAAGCAGGCTCTCGGAATGTAG
- a CDS encoding paraquat-inducible protein A codes for MLRWLNLSLLILYPVAWTAPLLRAGLLPFFSLSEISVLTGFRELWESDIFLALLVGLFAFAAPYAKTIGLALVQFGVASHRLLPALGLLGRLAMADIFLIALYVVLAKGVGVGRIETAWGLYLFTALILASLWIGWRTESSRKSPSA; via the coding sequence ATGCTGCGCTGGCTGAACCTTTCGCTCCTCATCCTCTATCCCGTCGCCTGGACCGCCCCCCTGCTGCGCGCGGGCCTCCTGCCGTTCTTCTCGCTGTCCGAGATTTCCGTCCTCACCGGCTTCCGCGAGCTCTGGGAAAGCGACATCTTCCTCGCCCTCCTCGTCGGACTCTTCGCCTTCGCGGCTCCCTATGCAAAGACCATCGGTCTGGCGCTTGTCCAGTTCGGCGTCGCGTCCCACCGCCTCCTGCCCGCGCTTGGCCTGCTGGGCCGCCTCGCCATGGCCGATATCTTCCTGATCGCCCTCTACGTGGTGCTGGCAAAGGGCGTGGGCGTCGGCCGCATCGAGACCGCCTGGGGGCTTTACCTCTTCACTGCGCTCATCCTCGCCTCGCTCTGGATCGGCTGGCGCACCGAATCTTCGCGCAAAAGCCCGTCCGCATGA
- a CDS encoding CvpA family protein, translated as MDGFTIIDGVVALVIVLSALLAYGRGLVRELMAILGWIAAAVLGFLFAPAVEPIVRELPVVGEFLTGSCELSMIAAFTLVFAVALVIVSLFTPLFSSVVQRSALGGVDQGLGFLFGVVRGVLLVAITFFVYDTVITSQSYTMVDESRSAAVFSRFTAKIEEADPEKALGWVTTRYETLVNACAG; from the coding sequence ATGGACGGCTTCACCATCATCGACGGCGTTGTCGCGCTTGTCATCGTGCTCTCGGCCCTGCTGGCCTACGGGCGCGGGCTCGTGCGCGAGCTCATGGCCATTCTGGGCTGGATCGCCGCCGCGGTGCTGGGGTTTCTCTTCGCCCCGGCGGTCGAACCCATCGTGCGCGAGCTGCCCGTCGTCGGCGAATTCCTCACCGGAAGCTGCGAGCTGTCCATGATCGCCGCCTTCACCCTCGTCTTCGCCGTGGCGCTGGTGATCGTGTCGCTGTTCACGCCGCTGTTTTCCTCTGTGGTGCAGCGCTCCGCGCTCGGCGGCGTCGACCAGGGCCTGGGGTTCCTCTTCGGCGTCGTGCGCGGCGTCCTGCTCGTCGCGATCACCTTCTTCGTCTACGACACGGTGATCACCAGCCAGTCCTACACGATGGTCGACGAAAGCCGTTCCGCCGCCGTCTTCAGCCGCTTCACCGCCAAGATCGAGGAAGCGGATCCCGAAAAGGCACTTGGGTGGGTCACGACGCGCTACGAAACGCTTGTGAACGCCTGCGCCGGCTGA
- a CDS encoding FliM/FliN family flagellar motor C-terminal domain-containing protein has translation MSALQRKAQSGRQEHQARAMSVPKALRLASARVADKLYGLALATIALTQEVRDNAAIKEALEQEGLMLVFDGPDGPVGAAVADLVLVSALIQQQTTGRVFPGEPMQRAFTPTDASLCAPLFVELLKTATGLLETEEDRRVLEGFSFGARVENRRLLEMALQAQDYNVIRLTFDIAGGMHQGSLSFYLPKRPPIPAPWSDAGETADAPVDSASAMEEVVLSLNVDLPIVLHRFRLPLTQVGLLATGDVLTLPEDCFSKAQVVVPGGRVITTGTLGQSGGKRALRLKPGGRGGQTVRMQPEAKDDFDGLTLDGTLAAPPSGAMALDMPDLGGGFGDLPALDANLDLPDLPDPGELPDLGTLPEPGELPDLGDMPDLPDLPELGDLPQLDGLPDLPKIDID, from the coding sequence ATGTCGGCATTGCAGCGCAAGGCCCAGTCAGGCCGTCAGGAGCATCAGGCGCGGGCCATGTCCGTGCCGAAGGCCCTGCGACTGGCATCCGCACGCGTGGCGGACAAATTATACGGGCTCGCTTTGGCGACGATCGCGCTTACCCAGGAGGTGCGCGACAACGCCGCCATCAAGGAAGCGCTCGAGCAGGAAGGGCTCATGCTGGTCTTCGACGGACCGGACGGACCGGTGGGCGCGGCGGTTGCAGATCTCGTTCTGGTCAGCGCCCTGATCCAGCAGCAGACCACGGGACGGGTCTTTCCCGGCGAGCCGATGCAGAGGGCGTTCACGCCGACGGATGCCTCGCTTTGCGCGCCGCTCTTCGTCGAGCTGCTGAAGACCGCGACAGGCCTTCTGGAGACCGAAGAGGACAGGCGCGTTCTCGAGGGCTTCAGCTTCGGTGCACGGGTCGAAAACAGGCGGCTGCTGGAAATGGCGCTTCAGGCGCAGGACTACAACGTCATCCGTCTGACATTCGACATCGCCGGAGGCATGCACCAGGGGTCGTTGAGCTTCTACCTGCCCAAACGCCCGCCGATACCGGCTCCCTGGAGCGATGCGGGCGAAACGGCTGATGCGCCGGTCGATTCCGCTTCGGCGATGGAGGAGGTGGTCCTGTCGCTCAACGTCGATCTCCCGATCGTGCTCCACCGCTTCCGGCTTCCTCTCACGCAGGTCGGTCTGCTGGCGACGGGAGATGTTCTCACGCTGCCGGAGGACTGTTTTTCCAAGGCGCAGGTGGTGGTGCCCGGCGGGAGGGTGATCACGACCGGTACGCTGGGCCAGTCGGGCGGCAAGCGTGCGCTGCGCCTGAAGCCGGGCGGGCGGGGCGGACAGACCGTCCGCATGCAGCCTGAAGCGAAAGACGATTTCGACGGTCTGACGCTCGACGGAACGCTGGCCGCGCCGCCTTCCGGTGCGATGGCGCTGGACATGCCGGACCTCGGCGGCGGGTTCGGCGATCTTCCGGCCCTCGACGCCAATTTGGATCTCCCCGACCTGCCGGATCCGGGCGAATTACCCGATCTGGGCACATTGCCCGAGCCGGGCGAACTGCCGGACCTCGGTGACATGCCCGACCTGCCGGATCTGCCCGAACTGGGGGATCTGCCACAACTCGATGGCCTGCCAGACCTGCCGAAAATCGACATCGACTGA
- a CDS encoding phosphatidylserine decarboxylase produces MRMRDTFIKPMHPEGRVFVGVFAVVAIVLFLIWKPLGWIALGLTVWCYYFFRDPERVTPLGSDLVTSPADGVVSLIEPAVPPKELGLPDVALTRVSVFMNVFNCHVNRAPVSGRVTAVAYRPGKFLNASLDKASEDNERNSLAIEMADGRSIAVVQIAGLVARRIVCWVKPGSTVETGERFGLIRFGSRLDVYLPEGVEPEVRLGQTMVAGETVIARLGGV; encoded by the coding sequence ATGCGCATGCGCGATACCTTCATAAAGCCGATGCACCCGGAGGGCCGGGTCTTTGTCGGGGTCTTCGCGGTCGTTGCGATCGTTCTCTTCCTGATCTGGAAACCGCTCGGCTGGATCGCCCTCGGTCTGACGGTCTGGTGCTATTACTTCTTCCGCGACCCGGAGCGCGTGACGCCGCTGGGAAGCGATCTGGTCACGAGTCCGGCGGATGGCGTGGTGTCGCTGATCGAGCCTGCGGTGCCGCCGAAGGAACTTGGACTTCCCGACGTCGCGCTGACGCGCGTCAGCGTTTTCATGAACGTGTTCAACTGCCATGTGAACCGCGCGCCCGTGTCGGGCCGGGTGACGGCGGTCGCCTACCGTCCGGGCAAGTTCCTCAATGCGTCGCTCGACAAGGCGAGCGAGGACAACGAACGCAATTCGCTGGCGATCGAGATGGCTGACGGGCGCAGCATCGCCGTGGTCCAGATCGCGGGCCTGGTGGCGCGGCGGATCGTGTGCTGGGTCAAGCCCGGCAGCACCGTCGAGACGGGTGAGCGGTTCGGCCTCATCCGGTTCGGTTCGCGCCTCGACGTCTATCTGCCCGAGGGCGTCGAACCTGAGGTGCGGCTGGGCCAGACGATGGTGGCCGGCGAGACGGTGATCGCCCGTCTGGGCGGGGTCTGA
- a CDS encoding YeeE/YedE family protein: MPADWIWGIVGGGLIGLAGAVYLLGNGRIMGASGIIGSLVDGSARDAALERLCFLAGLVAVPAVLQWAGGAAVDTNIPGNWAIVILAGLLVGIGTRIGSGCTSGHGICGISRLSRRGIVATLVYMAAGALAVTFGRTVLGI; encoded by the coding sequence ATGCCGGCGGACTGGATCTGGGGTATTGTCGGAGGCGGACTGATCGGCCTCGCCGGAGCGGTCTACCTGCTCGGCAACGGGCGCATCATGGGCGCAAGCGGAATAATCGGCTCGCTGGTCGACGGCTCGGCGCGCGATGCAGCGCTTGAGCGCCTTTGCTTCCTTGCGGGTCTCGTCGCGGTGCCTGCGGTCTTGCAATGGGCGGGCGGCGCGGCGGTCGACACCAACATCCCCGGCAACTGGGCAATCGTGATACTCGCCGGTCTCCTTGTGGGCATCGGCACGCGGATTGGCAGTGGCTGCACGTCGGGCCACGGAATCTGCGGCATCTCGCGCCTGTCACGCCGCGGCATCGTCGCCACGCTCGTCTACATGGCCGCGGGCGCGCTTGCCGTCACCTTCGGCCGCACCGTCCTGGGGATCTGA
- a CDS encoding DUF6691 family protein: MRLLIATVAGGLFGAGLHLSGMTNTERTRGFLDVFGAWDPTLAFVMGGALLPMALAWRLTSGRAPLSGGTFPGPAGTGINRSLVTGALLFGAGWGLVGLCPGPAIASLSYGGTGGLVFLAAMLAGMWAAPPFRNRLDRAAALT; this comes from the coding sequence ATGCGCCTTCTCATCGCAACCGTCGCGGGCGGCCTCTTCGGCGCCGGCCTGCATCTGTCGGGCATGACCAACACCGAAAGGACCCGGGGATTTCTCGATGTCTTCGGCGCGTGGGATCCGACCCTCGCATTCGTCATGGGCGGGGCGCTTCTGCCCATGGCCCTTGCCTGGCGTCTCACTTCCGGCCGCGCACCGCTCTCGGGCGGCACCTTCCCGGGTCCCGCCGGAACCGGGATCAACCGCTCGCTTGTCACGGGCGCCCTGCTCTTTGGCGCGGGCTGGGGCCTTGTCGGGCTTTGCCCCGGCCCGGCCATCGCCTCGCTCAGCTACGGCGGGACCGGCGGCCTTGTCTTCCTGGCGGCCATGCTCGCCGGCATGTGGGCGGCGCCCCCCTTTCGCAACCGTCTAGACAGGGCTGCGGCGCTGACGTAA